The following proteins are co-located in the Carassius gibelio isolate Cgi1373 ecotype wild population from Czech Republic chromosome A9, carGib1.2-hapl.c, whole genome shotgun sequence genome:
- the LOC128019939 gene encoding calsequestrin-2-like produces MQTTWILLLASLGLSTMAGTEKGLEFPHYDGKDRVLDINEKNYRKALKKYDMLCLFYHAPPPAKELQKQLQMTELVLELAAQVLEEKDIGFGIVDSQKDAKVAKKLGLHEEGSIYVFKEDRVIEFDGLLAADTLVEFLLDLMEDPVEIIDNAHELRAFDRMEEDIKVIGFFKSRDSEHYLAFQEAAEQFQPFIKFFATFEKSVAKELTLKMNEVDFYEPFMEEPVTIPDKPNSEEELVAFITEHRRSTLRKLRAEDMFETWEDDLNGIHIVAFAEEEDPDGFEFLEILKEVARDNTHNPDLSIVWIDPDNFPLLIPYWEKTFKVDLFRPQIGVVNVTDADSVWLKIPDDDELPSAEELENWIEDVLSGAVNTEDDDDNDSDDDDDDDDDDDDDDDNDDDDNEEEDDHGGDDDDDDDDDDDDDDDE; encoded by the exons ATGCAGACCACCTGGATCCTGCTGCTTGCCTCTCTGGGTCTCTCTACCATGGCCGGCACTGAGAAAGGCCTAGAATTCCCCCATTATGATGGCAAAGATCGTGTCCTGGACATAAATGAGAAGAACTACCGCAAAGCCCTGAAGAAATACGACATGCTGTGCCTGTTCTACCATGCTCCACCGCCAGCAAAAGAGCTGCAGAAACAGTTACAAATGACTGAATTAGTGCTGGAG TTAGCTGCTCAAGTATTAGAGGAAAAGGATATTGGCTTTGGAATCGTTGACTCCCAAAAAGATGCTAAGGTTGCCAAGAAACTAG GTTTACATGAGGAAGGCAGCATCTATGTCTTTAAGGAGGACCGTGTGATTGAATTTGATGGCCTGCTTGCTGCAGACACTCTTGTGGAATTCCTTCTGgat CTGATGGAAGATCCGGTTGAGATAATTGACAATGCTCATGAATTGCGAGCGTTTGACCGTATGGAAGAAGACATCAAAGTCATTGGTTTCTTCAAAAGTCGTGACTCTGAAC ATTATCTTGCATTCCAGGAGGCAGCTGAACAGTTTCAGCCTTTTATCAAATTTTTTGCCACCTTTGAGAAATCT GTTGCAAAAGAGCTGACTCTGAAGATGAATGAGGTTGACTTCTATGAGCCCTTCATGGAGGAACCAGTCACCATTCCAGACAAACCAAACTCAGAAGAAGAGCTGGTGGCCTTCATAACCGAACACAGACG ATCAACTCTAAGAAAGCTCAGGGCAGAAGACATGTTTGAGACCTGG GAGGATGATTTGAATGGAATTCACATTGTAGCCTTTGCAGAAGAGGAGGACCCTG ATGGTTTTGAATTCTTGGAGATTTTGAAGGAGGTGGCCAGAGACAACACACACAATCCAGACTTGAGTATTGTGTGGATCGACCCAGACAACTTCCCACTG CTCATTCCTTACTGGGAGAAGACCTTCAAGGTTGACCTCTTCAGACCACAGATTGGTGTAGTTAATGTTACAGAT GCGGACAGTGTCTGGTTGAAGATCCCTGATGATGATGAGTTGCCATCAGCCGAAGAGCTGGAAAACTGGATAGAAGATGTGCTCTCTGGAGCAGTGAAtacagaggatgatgatgataatgatagtgatgatgatgatgacgatgatgacgatgacgatgatgacgatgataatgatgatgacgaCAATGAAGAGGAAGACGACCATGGTGGTGATGACGATGACGACgacgacgacgatgatgatgatgatgatgatgaatga
- the LOC128019942 gene encoding sodium/myo-inositol cotransporter — MLKTGPVMEAVDIAVVALYFVLVLAIGLLSMWKANRSTVSGYFLAGRTMNWVVIGASLFVSNIGSEHFIGLAGSGAASGFAVGAWEFNALLLLQLLGWVFVPVYIYSGVYTMPEYLSKRYGGRRLKVYFAALSLLLYIFTKLSVDLYAGALFIQESLGWNLYLSIILLISMTALLTVTGGLTAVIYTDTLQAVLMIGGALTLTIISLVKIGGLEGVREKYMEAIPNVTAILANNNFSFQYTNSCRIHPKPDSLKLLRGPLDEDIPWPGFLLGQTPSSIWYWCADQVIVQRVLAAKNIAHAKGATLMAGILKILPMFIIVIPGMISRILFPDELACIGPEHCMAVCGSQAGCSNIAYPRLVMSVMPVGLRGLMMAVMIAALMSDLDSIFNSASTIFTLDIYKMLRGCASSFELVVVGRLFVIIMVTISIAWVPAIIEMQGGQMYLYIQEMAGYLTPPIAALFLLGVFWKRCNETGAFWGSMTGFVLGTTRLFLGFIYREPKCDQPDERPAFITHVHYMYIAAGLFWISGLVAVCVSLCTSPPEEERIKRTTIWGLKKLKRLPMTEREEMYKLTNGSGDSVLKKDVPEDIQKERCLDGADMKLLMPSSCDQDPMTPSTEASTPMDLIANGHTNLVKQKNQGKCDEKSCLQRFDWICCHKEKTSVIEPKVTEGDERAVREMLYEPPKIKILLNVGLVFVCSLGVFMFVYFSM, encoded by the coding sequence ATGTTAAAAACGGGACCAGTGATGGAGGCAGTGGATATTGcagtggttgcactttattttgtcCTTGTGCTTGCAATTGGTCTCCTCTCCATGTGGAAGGCCAATCGTAGCACTGTCAGCGGCTACTTCCTGGCAGGTCGAACTATGAATTGGGTGGTAATCGGTGCCTCACTGTTTGTCAGCAACATCGGCAGTGAGCATTTCATTGGACTTGCTGGTTCTGGTGCAGCCAGTGGTTTTGCAGTGGGTGCCTGGGAGTTCAATGCCCTTCTGCTTCTGCAGCTGCTCGGATGGGTGTTCGTCCCAGTTTACATCTACTCTGGAGTTTACACCATGCCAGAGTACCTCTCCAAGCGCTATGGAGGCAGGCGGCTAAAGGTTTACTTCGCAGCTCTCTCACTTCTACTGTACATCTTTACTAAACTCTCAGTGGACTTGTACGCAGGAGCTCTTTTCATCCAGGAGTCTCTTGGCTGGAACCTCTACCTGTCGATCATCTTGCTTATCTCCATGACCGCCTTGCTCACAGTAACCGGTGGACTGACGGCTGTGATCTACACAGACACTCTGCAGGCCGTGCTCATGATTGGCGGTGCATTAACCCTTACCATCATCAGTCTGGTCAAAATAGGCGGTTTGGAAGGAGTGCGGGAAAAATACATGGAGGCGATCCCCAATGTCACAGCCATCCTTGCTAACAACAACTTCAGCTTTCAGTACACAAACTCCTGCAGAATTCATCCCAAGCCAGATTCCCTCAAGCTCCTACGAGGGCCGCTTGATGAAGACATCCCTTGGCCAGGCTTCCTTTTGGGTCAGACACCCTCATCCATTTGGTACTGGTGTGCTGACCAGGTCATTGTCCAGAGAGTGTTGGCTGCCAAGAATATTGCCCATGCTAAAGGCGCCACACTTATGGCAGGAATACTTAAAATCCTTCCTATGTTCATCATTGTTATACCAGGAATGATCTCCCGAATATTGTTCCCTGATGAGCTAGCATGCATCGGACCAGAGCACTGCATGGCTGTGTGTGGCAGTCAGGCTGGCTGTTCCAACATCGCCTACCCTCGGCTGGTCATGAGCGTGATGCCGGTGGGTCTCCGAGGGTTGATGATGGCTGTGATGATCGCTGCCCTCATGAGTGACCTGGACTCGATTTTTAACAGCGCTAGCACAATCTTCACATTAGACATTTACAAAATGCTGCGTGGATGTGCCTCCTCCTTTGAGCTAGTGGTCGTCGGCAGGTTGTTTGTGATAATCATGGTGACTATCAGCATCGCTTGGGTGCCTGCCATTATTGAGATGCAAGGTGGCCAGATGTACTTGTACATTCAGGAAATGGCAGGATACCTCACACCTCCCATTGCTGCCCTCTTTCTGCTTGGAGTCTTCTGGAAACGCTGCAATGAGACCGGCGCATTTTGGGGCAGCATGACTGGGTTCGTACTGGGCACCACCCGCCTCTTCCTTGGGTTCATATATCGGGAGCCAAAATGTGACCAGCCAGATGAACGCCCGGCTTTCATCACACATGTCCACTACATGTACATTGCTGCCGGGCTGTTTTGGATCTCTGGGCTGGTGgctgtgtgtgtcagtctgtgCACATCACCCCCAGAAGAGGAGAGGATCAAGCGGACCACAATCTGGGGCTTGAAAAAACTTAAACGCCTTCCTATGACAGAACGAGAAGAGATGTACAAACTCACTAATGGCAGTGGCGACAGTGTTCTCAAGAAAGATGTTCCTGAAGACATCCAGAAGGAGAGATGCCTTGATGGGGCTGACATGAAACTCCTTATGCCCTCCTCTTGTGACCAAGATCCCATGACCCCCAGCACTGAGGCATCCACACCGATGGATCTTATTGCCAATGGTCATACAAATCTTGTAAAACAGAAGAATCAAGGCAAGTGTGATGAAAAGAGCTGCCTTCAGCGGTTTGACTGGATCTGTTGTCACAAAGAGAAAACGTCTGTTATCGAACCCAAAGTCACTGAGGGAGATGAAAGAGCTGTACGTGAAATGCTTTATGAACCTCCTAAGATCAAGATCTTACTTAACGTAGGCCTGGTATTCGTCTGTTCACTGggtgttttcatgtttgtgtaCTTCTCCATGTAA
- the LOC128019943 gene encoding ATP synthase subunit O, mitochondrial, whose product MSALGVGLQVRQFSTSVIRPVAKLLKPPIQVYGVEGRYATALFSAASKQKSLDKVEQELGRVFSLIKDPKLSSIVMNPHVKRSVKQKTFTDTLTNAKLSPITINFINVLAENGRLTLTPDVITAFGKMMSAHRGEVTCSVTTAHPLDEANLAELKMALNGFLAKGESIKLETKSDPSILGGMIVSIGDKYVDMSTKTKVQKLTKLIRET is encoded by the exons ATGTCAGCGCTTGGAGTGGGGCTGCAG GTGCGTCAGTTTAGCACCTCTGTGATCCGACCAGTAGCAAAACTTCTCAAG CCCCCTATCCAGGTCTATGGGGTGGAGGGACGTTATGCTACTGCCCTGTTCTCTGCTGCCAGCAAGCAGAAGAGCCTTGATAAGGTTGAACAGGAGCTTGGTCGTGTATTT AGCCTGATTAAGGATCCAAAGCTGTCAAGTATCGTGATGAACCCCCATGTCAAGCGCAGTGTCAAACAGAAGACTTTCACTGATACTTTGACCAATGCTAAACTCTCCCCCATCACCATCAACTTCATCA ATGTCCTAGCAGAAAATGGCCGCTTGACCTTGACCCCTGATGTCATCACAGCCTTTGGCAAAATGATGAGTGCCCACAGAGGAGAGGTCACATGCTCAGTCACCACCGCACAT CCTCTGGATGAAGCTAATCTTGCAGAGCTGAAGATGGCACTGAATGGTTTCCTGGCAAAGGGAGAGTCCATCAAGCTTGAgaccaag TCTGATCCCTCTATCCTTGGGGGCATGATCGTCAGCATTGGTGATAAGTATGTGGACATGTCTACCAAGACAAAGGTCCAGAAGCTCACAAAACTGATCAGGGAGACCTAA
- the LOC128020339 gene encoding ladderlectin-like, with amino-acid sequence MAILRSLLLLFIVFSMGNADVEIAERCPNGWINFGVRCFKYFSQSVNWITAERNCLSLDANLASVHSKAENEFVQSLLPSSSTRCWFGIQDGEQEGQWVWSDGTPYDYAYWCAGEPNNSGVENCGEVNINQSSNRCWNDLPCLSQIGYVCAKVL; translated from the exons ATGGCAATCCTGAGAAGTCTGCTGCTTCTTTTCATTGTGTTCTCAATGGGGAATGCAGATG TTGAGATAGCTGAAAGATGCCCCAATGGATGGATAAACTTTGGAGTCCGATGCTTCAAGTACTTCTCTCAGTCGGTTAACTGGATCACAGCAGAG agaAACTGTCTAAGTCTGGATGCAAATCTCGCATCTGTGCACAGTAAAGCGGAAAATGAGTTTGTGCAGAGTCTGTTGCCCTCTTCCTCCACACGTTGTTGGTTTGGTATTCAAGATGGGGAACAA GAAGGACAGTGGGTGTGGAGTGATGGAACTCCATATGACTATGCCTACTGGTGTGCTGGAGAACCTAACAATTCGGGTGTCGAAAACTGTGGGGAGGTCAACATCAACCAGAGTT CTAATCGTTGTTGGAACGATCTACCCTGTTTGAGTCAAATAGGCTATGTTTGTGCTAAAGTCCTGTGA